DNA sequence from the Candidatus Zixiibacteriota bacterium genome:
ACTTCAGGAATCTTTTCACCCTGTCTCGAACAGGGTATCGGTCTGGGTTATGTACCCCGCAAGATATCGAAGTCGGGCAACAGCATTGAAATCGATATACGGGGCAAAAAAGTCGCCGCAAAAGTGGTCAAACCGCCGTTCTACAAGGAAGGATCGCACAAGTAGATGAAACTTCGACTGTTTTTCACGCCCAATGGTTTAACTGAGGACCAGATCCTCGGGCGGACCACGGTGGTTATAGATGTGTTGAGAGCGACCAGCGTAGCGGCGGTCGCTCTCAAAAACGGCGCACGGGAAATCATCCCGGTGGCGACACTGGGTGATGCGTCCGGGATGCGCGCTAAGCTGGATCCTTCCATGGTGGTTCTGGGTGGTGAACGCGACGGCCGGAAAGTCGAAGGTTTCGATCTGGGCAACTCACCTTTTGAATATGGCCCTGAAAGAATCGAAAAGAAATCGATCGTTCTGGCAACCACGAACGGTTCCGCGGCTCTCCTGATAGGCTCAGAGGGCGATCATTGCCTGGCCTGCGCAATTATCAACACCAGCGAAGTGGCCCGCAGGCTGGCCGAGATCAAGCAGGATATAGCAGTGATCTGTTCCGGCAACAAGGGGGGATTTTCACTCGAGGACACCCTCTGTGGCGGTATGCTGATCGACAGACTGAAGTCATCGAGCGATAATTTAAGTCTCGAAAACGACGCCGCCTGGGTTGCACTGGATATATTCAACAAACACAAGCATGACCTGGAGACGGCCCTGAAACAGTCTGACCACGGAACAACTCTGGTCAATCTCGGTTTTGAACGCGACGTGAACTATTGTTCGCAGGCGGATAAGATCGAAATCTGCCCGGTCTGGAAGTCCGGAAGGCTGATCCGTCTCGATTCAGAATGAACATTTTCCGCCGTCGCCTGTATTATTATACAGATTGGAGGACTTTTGAGTATTAAGCTGTTTACCAGGCTTATATTTTTTTTGCTGGCCCTGGCCGTATCTGTTTCGGCTGATTCAACACACAAAGCCCTTTCATTGGAAATCCGCTTTGTGGAAAAACTGTCGGGCGGCTCTGTTTCCGAAACAGTTATTTGTGATACGCTCTATTTACCCCGCGAAGTCAATCTGCAGGCTTTCTGTGGCAACCTCAGTTTCGATCTGAAGTATACTGGCCTGGTCGATTCTCAGGCGCAGGTCGAAATCAACCGTTTTTCTTTACCGCCCGACGGTGGCGCGCGGTTGATGAAACTGTCTTCACCATTGAATGTACCTTACATCGAAGACTCGATACTTATAAAGAACAGCAGTGTCTACCAGGTATTCTATACCCCCCTGAAAGAAATAGAATTCGAATCCGGATGTGAATACAATCATAACATTGAGGATGATTTCTACCCCGATCCTTCGACCAATTATGAAATTTATTTTGTTCCCAATTCCCTGGGAGATATTCACTGGAACAGGATTCGTGACTTTTACGAGGCCGAACTCAAACGTTTCAAGAGCTTTCTCGAATTCAAGCAACCGGGCAAGACCAGTTTGTTCTTGTACCCGTGTTCGTCATATCATTACGCGCCCTACAAAAACAGCGAGTTCGGGATTCATCCAGCCCGCAGTATGGTTTTTCATGAGTACAGCCACAAAAGCGGAGAAATTGCCGCTCCCGCTTCCATCATGAGCAGACTCTACCGGTTTTGGGGCTATGCCCCCAGGATGATTGTGGAGGGTTGTGCAAACCTCTCCGATTTTCATCTTTTCTACGCCAGAGATTACAAACTAAAAAGTGGACTTTACGAGATCGAGGATATGCTTCAGACCCGCTCTTATGATAATCTGGATGACCCCCACAAGAAACGTCAGCTGGCCGCATCATTCATGTTTTACCTGCTTTTGACTGAAAATGCCAGCACGATTCGGGCGATTTATCGCGATGCCACCGACCTGACTGCTGTGAATGTGATCGAGCAAAAAACCGGAAAGGCCCTGGCGGATATTACCGAGGGATGGCATGAGTATATTGACACTGTTACGCTTGAATCAAAATGGTTCGTGCATTTTGCCGAACGGGAGATGCTCCAGCGTCATGTTTATCAAGCGGAGTACCTGCTTGAAAAAGGTCTCGAGTATTTTCCTGAAGATGATGATCTGATGCTGAATCTGTTCGGGGTGTATTTCCACATGGGTCGATACCTGGAGGCAGCCGGGGTGCTCGAAAAAGATAATTTAAGCGAAACTAACAGATTAAATCTAGTGAGCAACATGTACCTCGCGGGCGGAAAATCCGACCGGGCGGAAAAATACTATCGCCAGGCTGTGCAAAATCCAGCTTCGGATTATCTCCATGAATACAAGCTGGGTTTGATCGAGTTCTACGATGATAACTTCGAGCAGGCAAAAAAACACCTGAAAAAAGCTATCGACAGTACAACCTCGGCGTCGATCCGGGTAGATTCCCGGCTACACCTCGGCAGGATCTTGCTGAGTGAACGAGATCGAGAAAGCGCCGACAGTCAGTTTGTAATGGCATACAATTATTCCAGGAGCATGCTCAAGAACAACCCGGATGATCCTCTGGCGAATTTGCGCGCCGGGCAGGCGTTGATGTATCAGAAAGATATCGAAAACGCAAAAACCTACCTGTCGCTGGCCGAATTCGTGGAGTTCAGGCCGTTCTACCTGGGTCAAATCTATCTCTCTCTGGGACATCTTTATGACCTCTCTGGTGAACGTGGTCAGGCCGAAAAGTATTACAAGCGTGTAGATGAGATCAATGCCTCGGCGGTGGATCAGGCCGAGGCCAGAAAATATCTCTCAAAACCATTTGAATTGTAAGCTCTATGCATTTTCTTAATACAACATTACTGCTTCTGACATCACTTGCCCTGATACCGCTTTTTATTCACCTCTTCAATCGCCAGCGCGTTAAACGAGTGCAGTTCTCTTCGGTACGCTATCTCAAGGCCCTGCAGAAGACACGCATGCGTCGTCTCAAAATTCGCCAGTTGATATTGCTTATTTTACGCATGCTGATCATCCTGGTTCTGGTCATGGCTTTCGCGCGTCCGACCACAGAGGGCTCATAT
Encoded proteins:
- a CDS encoding 2-phosphosulfolactate phosphatase — protein: MKLRLFFTPNGLTEDQILGRTTVVIDVLRATSVAAVALKNGAREIIPVATLGDASGMRAKLDPSMVVLGGERDGRKVEGFDLGNSPFEYGPERIEKKSIVLATTNGSAALLIGSEGDHCLACAIINTSEVARRLAEIKQDIAVICSGNKGGFSLEDTLCGGMLIDRLKSSSDNLSLENDAAWVALDIFNKHKHDLETALKQSDHGTTLVNLGFERDVNYCSQADKIEICPVWKSGRLIRLDSE
- a CDS encoding tetratricopeptide repeat protein produces the protein MSIKLFTRLIFFLLALAVSVSADSTHKALSLEIRFVEKLSGGSVSETVICDTLYLPREVNLQAFCGNLSFDLKYTGLVDSQAQVEINRFSLPPDGGARLMKLSSPLNVPYIEDSILIKNSSVYQVFYTPLKEIEFESGCEYNHNIEDDFYPDPSTNYEIYFVPNSLGDIHWNRIRDFYEAELKRFKSFLEFKQPGKTSLFLYPCSSYHYAPYKNSEFGIHPARSMVFHEYSHKSGEIAAPASIMSRLYRFWGYAPRMIVEGCANLSDFHLFYARDYKLKSGLYEIEDMLQTRSYDNLDDPHKKRQLAASFMFYLLLTENASTIRAIYRDATDLTAVNVIEQKTGKALADITEGWHEYIDTVTLESKWFVHFAEREMLQRHVYQAEYLLEKGLEYFPEDDDLMLNLFGVYFHMGRYLEAAGVLEKDNLSETNRLNLVSNMYLAGGKSDRAEKYYRQAVQNPASDYLHEYKLGLIEFYDDNFEQAKKHLKKAIDSTTSASIRVDSRLHLGRILLSERDRESADSQFVMAYNYSRSMLKNNPDDPLANLRAGQALMYQKDIENAKTYLSLAEFVEFRPFYLGQIYLSLGHLYDLSGERGQAEKYYKRVDEINASAVDQAEARKYLSKPFEL